One Arcobacter sp. F155 DNA window includes the following coding sequences:
- a CDS encoding ADP-ribosylglycohydrolase family protein, with amino-acid sequence MAITTKERAQGAIIGAFIGDALALGCHWYYDLEEQYKDYGTWITDYTTPKKGRYHENQKAGDSSQAGFILKLMINSILDNNGYDQEDFCKKIDEELFTKIDGIPTHGPGGYTSQSIREVYRQRVEQKLDWSEVGSQADTTEAIERTLALAVRYAYEPQKLAKSISHNTFLTQVDDIVGSMTVAYGAILAQLIQGEKLDEDISNKLMKLVKTKQLPFHAVTSDNFQPPKPGSKDPSNIGLFASPDALLSPSFIAKAAKDPQIQIEPAWKVSLVYGMPCAIYHMLPACYYLAARFNNDFESAILHSLNGGGQNQARSILTGALVGAQVGIKNIPQRFIDGLNEKEELLALAQKLSKQVGKSLND; translated from the coding sequence ATGGCAATAACTACAAAAGAAAGAGCACAAGGTGCAATTATTGGAGCATTTATTGGAGATGCACTAGCATTAGGTTGTCACTGGTATTATGACTTAGAAGAACAATACAAAGATTATGGAACATGGATAACAGATTATACTACTCCTAAAAAAGGAAGATACCACGAAAATCAAAAAGCTGGTGACTCATCTCAAGCAGGTTTTATACTAAAATTAATGATAAATTCTATTTTAGATAATAATGGCTATGATCAAGAAGATTTTTGTAAAAAGATTGATGAAGAATTATTTACAAAAATTGATGGCATTCCAACTCATGGACCAGGAGGATATACTTCACAATCAATTAGAGAAGTCTATAGACAAAGAGTTGAACAAAAACTTGACTGGAGTGAAGTAGGAAGCCAAGCTGATACAACTGAAGCAATTGAAAGAACTCTAGCATTAGCAGTAAGATATGCATACGAGCCACAAAAGTTAGCAAAATCAATTTCTCATAATACATTTTTAACACAAGTTGATGATATTGTTGGTTCGATGACAGTTGCATATGGAGCTATTTTAGCTCAACTAATTCAAGGTGAAAAGCTAGATGAAGATATTTCAAATAAATTAATGAAACTTGTAAAAACAAAACAACTACCTTTTCATGCAGTTACATCTGATAATTTTCAACCACCAAAACCTGGAAGTAAAGACCCATCAAATATTGGATTATTTGCATCTCCTGATGCCCTACTTTCTCCATCCTTTATAGCAAAAGCAGCCAAAGACCCACAAATACAAATTGAACCAGCATGGAAAGTATCTTTAGTATATGGTATGCCCTGTGCTATTTATCATATGCTTCCAGCTTGCTATTATCTTGCAGCAAGATTTAATAATGACTTTGAATCAGCAATTTTACACTCATTGAATGGAGGAGGACAAAATCAAGCAAGGTCAATTTTAACAGGAGCTTTAGTTGGAGCACAAGTTGGAATAAAAAATATTCCACAAAGATTTATTGATGGACTAAATGAAAAAGAAGAATTACTAGCTTTAGCCCAAAAGTTATCAAAACAAGTAGGAAAGAGTTTAAATGACTAG
- the ygiD gene encoding 4,5-DOPA dioxygenase extradiol, with product MTRKEFLKFTTLLLSSPLFASNKTKKKMPALFISHGSPMNIILDNSYTKKLKNISKTFEKPKAIIVISAHWYENQTLVSNAEEQETIYDFYNFPDILYDIVYEPKGNPTLANSISNKIKAPTVDRGLDHGAWSILRHMYPKADIPTFQISINNTLTYKQHFKLGKILSILRENGVLIIGSGSVTHNLRLTNPNAQEIDTWALSFDEYVKDAFNFKKSSKLINIKEHPLFTIAHPYDDHYIPLLYSAACINSDDKVEHFHDEIISGNLTMRCIKIG from the coding sequence ATGACTAGAAAAGAGTTCCTTAAGTTCACAACCTTATTACTATCTTCACCACTATTTGCAAGTAATAAAACAAAAAAGAAAATGCCTGCACTTTTTATAAGTCATGGAAGCCCTATGAATATTATTTTAGATAATAGTTATACAAAAAAACTAAAAAACATATCTAAAACTTTTGAAAAACCAAAAGCAATTATAGTGATTTCAGCCCACTGGTACGAGAACCAAACTCTTGTATCAAACGCAGAAGAACAAGAAACTATATATGATTTTTATAACTTCCCTGATATATTATATGATATAGTTTATGAGCCTAAAGGAAACCCTACTTTAGCAAATAGTATATCAAATAAAATAAAAGCTCCAACTGTAGATAGAGGTTTAGACCATGGTGCATGGAGTATTTTAAGACACATGTATCCAAAAGCCGATATCCCTACTTTTCAAATATCTATTAACAATACTTTAACTTATAAGCAACACTTTAAATTAGGTAAGATACTTAGTATTCTAAGAGAAAATGGTGTTTTAATTATTGGAAGCGGTAGTGTTACTCACAATCTAAGATTAACAAATCCTAATGCCCAAGAAATAGATACATGGGCTTTATCTTTTGATGAATATGTAAAAGATGCTTTTAATTTTAAAAAGAGTTCAAAACTTATAAATATAAAAGAACATCCATTGTTTACTATTGCTCATCCTTATGATGACCATTATATTCCCCTACTTTATAGTGCAGCATGTATAAACTCTGATGATAAAGTAGAGCATTTTCATGATGAAATAATTTCTGGAAATCTAACAATGAGATGTATTAAAATTGGTTAA
- a CDS encoding RraA family protein, with translation MDYEKFAQFSPCDYAGPIKRESFMDAGMKQLWVDIPRISGPAFTVNMVPGDNLALHRAIYEAPKGSIIVAQTNSMDYAVSGGNVCAIAQGLGIKGFVIDGVVRDIGEVKEIKFPIFGRGVHPMPGTKKAVLPLNTPIVAGGIAVNPGDIIVADEEGIAVIAKEKAEEVYNQTKTNVEAEKEMGFEKWAQNHRKKIDSFYE, from the coding sequence ATGGATTATGAAAAGTTTGCCCAGTTTAGCCCTTGTGATTATGCAGGACCAATAAAAAGAGAGAGTTTTATGGATGCTGGTATGAAACAACTTTGGGTGGATATACCAAGAATTTCAGGACCTGCATTTACTGTAAATATGGTTCCTGGAGATAACTTAGCACTTCATAGAGCTATTTATGAAGCACCAAAGGGTTCAATTATAGTAGCTCAAACTAACTCTATGGATTATGCAGTTTCTGGTGGAAATGTTTGTGCTATTGCTCAAGGGCTTGGGATAAAAGGTTTTGTAATAGATGGTGTAGTTAGAGATATAGGAGAAGTAAAAGAGATTAAGTTTCCTATTTTTGGTAGGGGAGTTCATCCTATGCCTGGAACTAAAAAAGCTGTTTTACCCCTAAATACTCCAATCGTAGCTGGTGGTATTGCTGTAAATCCTGGTGATATTATAGTTGCTGATGAAGAGGGAATTGCTGTTATTGCTAAAGAAAAAGCTGAAGAAGTTTATAATCAAACAAAAACAAACGTAGAAGCTGAAAAAGAGATGGGCTTTGAAAAATGGGCACAAAATCATAGAAAGAAGATAGACTCTTTTTATGAATAA
- a CDS encoding DnaJ domain-containing protein — translation MNIKLKKWIFIALFLVILYYTFIVNTFLTLSVIFGLIVAVKLYKLYSKKKLNKLVASKELFRESYLGHFIVLVAKVAKADGRVDELEAQLIGMMFDDISKVFDEKDKARGIMKEIFNKEKETIDDTQQIANSLNKLLGKSILKRRQFISFLIQLAFIDNGISSDEDKILRVIAKELQISDEVYNSIVSTLEQKMQNNKDSMTPSKAYEVLGVKESDDMNTIKKAYRKLVREYHPDIISSQDKDESYMEEATAKTQEINQAYQVIKNLRS, via the coding sequence TTGAATATAAAATTAAAAAAATGGATTTTTATAGCACTGTTTCTTGTGATATTGTATTACACTTTTATCGTAAATACATTTTTAACTCTATCAGTTATTTTTGGTTTAATTGTAGCCGTTAAACTTTATAAACTTTATTCAAAAAAGAAATTAAATAAATTAGTAGCTTCCAAAGAGCTTTTTAGAGAAAGCTATTTAGGTCACTTTATTGTTCTAGTTGCAAAGGTAGCAAAAGCAGATGGAAGAGTAGATGAATTAGAAGCTCAACTTATTGGAATGATGTTTGATGATATCTCAAAAGTTTTTGATGAAAAAGACAAAGCTAGAGGTATCATGAAAGAGATTTTCAATAAAGAAAAAGAAACAATAGATGACACACAACAAATAGCAAATTCTTTAAACAAACTTCTTGGAAAAAGCATCTTAAAAAGAAGACAGTTTATTAGCTTTTTAATTCAACTTGCCTTTATAGATAATGGTATTAGTAGTGATGAAGATAAGATCTTAAGAGTTATTGCAAAAGAGTTACAAATCTCAGATGAGGTATATAACTCTATAGTTAGTACTTTAGAGCAAAAAATGCAAAATAATAAAGACTCTATGACTCCAAGTAAAGCCTATGAAGTCTTAGGAGTAAAAGAGAGTGATGATATGAATACTATTAAAAAAGCTTACAGAAAACTTGTAAGAGAGTATCATCCTGATATTATTAGTTCACAAGATAAAGATGAGTCATATATGGAAGAAGCAACAGCTAAAACCCAAGAGATAAATCAGGCTTATCAAGTTATTAAAAATTTACGTTCTTAA
- a CDS encoding arylesterase has product MKKTIFILFIITLQVLFANTSTKTILFLGDSLTEGLGVSKSEAYPSLVQELAKTNLNKNIKAINGGVSGSTTSDALSRLKWYLKRKPDIVFIALGANDGLRGLNLTQSQQNLEEIISHAKKANAKVLLAGMLIPPNYGPTYSKEFANMYLKLKEKYMLKFMPFLLKDVAGVQGLNQADGIHPNAKGHEIMAKEVFKFLKEEL; this is encoded by the coding sequence ATGAAAAAGACAATTTTTATCCTATTTATAATCACGCTACAAGTTTTATTTGCAAATACTAGTACTAAAACAATTTTGTTTTTAGGAGACTCATTAACAGAAGGATTAGGAGTATCAAAAAGTGAAGCCTATCCAAGTTTAGTACAAGAATTAGCAAAAACTAATCTAAATAAAAATATCAAAGCTATAAATGGTGGAGTAAGTGGTTCTACTACTAGTGATGCTCTATCTAGACTAAAATGGTATCTAAAAAGAAAGCCTGACATTGTTTTTATTGCCCTTGGAGCAAATGATGGACTTAGAGGATTAAACCTTACACAAAGTCAACAAAACCTAGAAGAGATAATCTCCCATGCAAAAAAAGCTAATGCAAAAGTATTATTAGCTGGTATGCTTATTCCACCAAACTATGGACCTACTTACTCAAAAGAGTTTGCAAATATGTATTTAAAACTAAAAGAGAAGTACATGCTTAAATTTATGCCATTTTTATTAAAAGATGTGGCAGGAGTTCAAGGACTAAATCAAGCAGATGGGATACATCCAAATGCAAAGGGTCATGAAATCATGGCAAAAGAAGTATTCAAGTTTCTAAAGGAAGAACTATAA
- a CDS encoding ABC transporter ATP-binding protein, whose product MLQIKALKKSYIQGAQEVKIYDNLNFHVKKAQRVAIMGKSGSGKSTLLSLISGIIKPNDGDILLDNVSYKDMKEENINDFRATNIGFVFQNFHLVSYLNALENVMLPAKVCGIKNAKEKAIELLESVGLGHRVDHLPSQLSGGEKQRVAIARALIHNPKVILADEPSGNLDEETGIAVMDKLFELIKKNNTTLILVTHSKDVAARCKETYELIAGNLKKC is encoded by the coding sequence ATGTTACAAATTAAAGCACTAAAAAAATCATATATTCAAGGAGCACAAGAAGTTAAGATATATGATAATTTAAACTTCCATGTAAAAAAGGCACAAAGAGTTGCTATCATGGGAAAATCTGGAAGTGGTAAATCAACCTTGCTTTCACTAATCTCTGGTATTATCAAACCAAATGATGGAGATATTTTACTTGATAATGTTTCGTATAAAGATATGAAAGAAGAAAATATAAATGACTTTAGAGCAACAAATATAGGTTTTGTTTTTCAAAACTTTCATTTAGTTTCATACTTAAATGCCCTAGAAAATGTAATGCTTCCAGCAAAGGTTTGTGGTATAAAAAATGCAAAAGAAAAAGCTATTGAACTATTAGAAAGTGTAGGCTTAGGTCATAGAGTTGACCACTTACCATCACAGTTAAGTGGTGGAGAAAAACAACGTGTTGCTATAGCTAGAGCTTTAATCCATAATCCAAAGGTAATACTTGCAGATGAACCAAGCGGAAACTTAGACGAAGAGACAGGAATAGCTGTTATGGATAAACTTTTTGAACTAATCAAAAAAAACAACACTACTTTGATTTTGGTAACTCACTCTAAAGATGTAGCAGCCAGATGTAAAGAAACTTATGAACTAATTGCAGGAAATCTAAAGAAATGTTAG
- a CDS encoding ABC transporter permease, with protein sequence MLVVELVSKALKRSKSFSFIFILNFCLAIASLSYLQFFKTSIDTSLDEKAKSLLGADLVVSSRFPIRDIQKEKVKALLPQIKAYDEGISTVSMVASSKRARLMELVQINEGFPYYGGLTFNDNSTYPKGQTLPKENEVWVYQEVLDLLELKANDTLKIGSNDYTIGKVIKEDSLKNISFSGFMPKVYLSSEGLKRSELLKFGSTARYKLNYLFEENLSNDKLEVLEEQIEAQLDRTLRVLSPNDGRDRLIAVLNFLTNFLSLVSLISFFLGLVGLIYLYSGFLRKHQDDIYVLNDIGVSKRNLIMTYLLHLFVLISIATVLVFTFITASSQFIGPFIQKYIDFSFDFSLDYMFFVKSAIVLFVLSLSIGLPLILPLVQRQKRKLSRVILSFLPFVGFLLVLSHFVTPSKYIGFFFALSVLVIIVLLFTIGSFLLKRFDFTGHLDNLALSLALKNIIRQKRTSLTLFTAILLCTAFFSLIPQVGSSLSNVLTKSVEERPRFFVVDAKEEQLKDINKQVEKLGAKLENVAPMIRARVLKINGKEQSQKGENARNSAVNLSYRNDLKPSEQIIEGREFSGVYDSSDFSKPIELSVEKRYAKRRGINLGDTVVFDVLGLELEAKVVNIRTVKWTEFTPNFFLLLQEGAINDAPKTMLATISTGEYDATKMLLNLTDKFPSLTVIDVKNLFESFATVVKDVSSITEKMSLYSVFIGLLMSFIIIQYQMNLQKNNILRLKMIGIKNKTIKNSFLLEFGLISLTASILGIVLGSVGSYFISDLLFESYWDFRADILLLYFLLIPILTILVVSLFTSKIIHQKENVLFGE encoded by the coding sequence ATGTTAGTTGTTGAACTAGTTTCAAAGGCTTTAAAAAGGTCTAAATCTTTTAGTTTTATATTTATACTAAACTTTTGTTTAGCTATTGCATCGCTGTCTTATTTACAGTTTTTTAAAACAAGTATAGATACATCCCTTGATGAAAAAGCAAAAAGTTTACTTGGAGCTGATTTAGTTGTATCTTCAAGGTTTCCAATCAGAGACATACAAAAAGAGAAAGTAAAGGCCCTACTTCCACAAATAAAAGCTTATGATGAAGGTATATCAACAGTAAGTATGGTAGCTTCCTCTAAAAGAGCAAGACTAATGGAACTTGTTCAAATAAACGAAGGTTTTCCATATTATGGTGGTTTAACTTTTAATGATAACTCAACTTATCCAAAAGGACAAACCTTACCAAAAGAGAATGAAGTTTGGGTATATCAAGAAGTTTTAGACCTACTTGAACTAAAAGCAAATGATACTCTAAAAATAGGAAGTAACGACTATACTATAGGAAAAGTTATTAAAGAAGATAGTTTAAAGAATATTAGCTTTAGTGGTTTTATGCCAAAAGTATATTTAAGTTCTGAAGGTTTAAAAAGAAGTGAACTTTTAAAATTTGGCTCAACTGCAAGATACAAACTGAACTACCTCTTTGAAGAAAACCTAAGTAATGATAAACTAGAAGTCCTAGAAGAACAAATAGAAGCACAACTAGATAGAACACTTAGGGTTTTATCACCAAATGATGGAAGAGATAGACTAATAGCAGTATTAAACTTCTTGACAAACTTCTTGTCCCTTGTATCTTTAATCTCATTTTTCTTAGGTCTTGTTGGGCTTATATATCTTTACTCAGGATTTTTGCGAAAACATCAAGATGATATTTATGTATTAAATGATATTGGAGTTAGCAAGAGAAATCTTATTATGACTTATTTACTTCATCTTTTTGTACTTATAAGTATAGCTACAGTTTTAGTATTTACTTTTATAACTGCATCATCTCAGTTTATAGGGCCATTTATTCAAAAATATATTGACTTTAGTTTTGACTTTTCTTTAGACTATATGTTCTTTGTAAAATCTGCTATTGTACTTTTTGTATTGAGTTTATCTATAGGACTTCCTCTAATCTTGCCATTAGTTCAAAGGCAAAAAAGAAAACTTTCAAGAGTTATCTTAAGTTTTCTTCCCTTTGTAGGCTTTTTACTTGTGCTTTCACACTTTGTTACCCCTTCTAAATATATAGGCTTTTTCTTTGCTCTTAGTGTACTTGTAATAATCGTCCTACTTTTTACAATAGGTTCTTTTTTATTAAAAAGATTTGATTTTACTGGACACCTTGATAATCTAGCTTTATCACTAGCTTTAAAAAATATCATAAGACAAAAAAGAACTTCACTTACACTATTTACTGCAATACTTTTATGTACAGCATTTTTTAGTCTTATTCCTCAAGTAGGAAGTTCTTTATCGAATGTTTTAACAAAAAGTGTAGAAGAGAGACCTAGATTTTTTGTAGTAGATGCAAAAGAAGAACAACTAAAAGATATAAATAAGCAAGTAGAAAAACTAGGAGCAAAACTAGAAAATGTAGCTCCTATGATACGAGCAAGAGTTCTTAAAATAAATGGAAAAGAACAATCACAAAAAGGTGAAAATGCTAGAAACTCAGCTGTAAATCTATCATATAGAAATGATTTAAAGCCAAGTGAACAGATTATAGAAGGAAGAGAGTTTAGTGGAGTATATGATTCAAGTGACTTTTCTAAGCCTATTGAGTTAAGTGTAGAAAAAAGATATGCAAAAAGAAGAGGTATCAACCTAGGAGATACTGTAGTTTTTGATGTTTTAGGACTTGAACTTGAAGCCAAAGTTGTAAATATAAGAACAGTAAAATGGACTGAATTTACTCCAAACTTCTTTTTACTACTTCAAGAAGGAGCTATAAATGATGCTCCAAAAACTATGTTAGCAACTATCTCTACAGGAGAGTATGATGCAACAAAAATGCTTTTAAATCTTACAGATAAGTTTCCTAGTCTTACTGTTATAGATGTTAAAAACCTTTTTGAATCCTTTGCAACTGTGGTAAAAGATGTTTCATCAATCACTGAAAAGATGAGCTTGTATTCTGTATTTATTGGTTTACTTATGAGTTTTATTATTATTCAATATCAAATGAACTTACAAAAAAACAATATCCTTAGACTAAAAATGATTGGTATAAAAAATAAGACTATTAAAAACTCTTTTTTACTGGAGTTTGGTCTTATTTCACTTACGGCTAGCATTTTAGGAATAGTTTTAGGAAGTGTTGGTTCTTATTTTATAAGTGATTTACTTTTTGAGTCCTACTGGGATTTTAGAGCAGATATTTTGCTACTTTACTTTTTATTAATACCAATACTAACTATTTTGGTTGTAAGCCTTTTTACATCAAAGATTATTCATCAAAAGGAGAATGTGCTTTTTGGTGAATAA
- a CDS encoding protein adenylyltransferase SelO family protein: MNKNINNFEKLANTSNYSFVENLTSDPDEKFHGENKNPREVFSGHYVNVEPTAIKNPIYISHSKNFFEQLGLDENLLKEENFIKMFSGNLSNIPSPMRTKGWATGYALSIYGNEYYAQCPFQTGNGYGDGRAISIFEAVLNNKKWEFQLKGAGRTPYCRGADGRAVLRSSVREFLAQEHMHSLGVPTTRSLTLFTSKEEQVQRPWFRDDSHSRDPEVMIEEDVTITTRVATSFIRVGQLELFGRRARKHEHKNALKELEEIVLHLIDREYNETIDANLDLEKKVLLLAKQFQDRLTSLVANWIRVGYCQGNFNSDNCAAGGFTLDYGPFGFIDMFEPNYQPWTGGGMHFSFFNQPQAAQKNFKSFCSALKPLIISNLESINELEKIEVNFPKIMQSKIEKMWVSKLGIKKFDSKLFDELINLMIETKVDYTIFFRELSNIPKDITELEKSFYTKIENEVIKSKWNRWLEKWNTLLNINSSEEKEELSKQMKLINPKYTLREWILVPTYKEAEQGNYNLVNKLQEIMTNPYSEQTLEIETKYYAKKDSGFFGIAGVSHVSCSS, from the coding sequence ATGAATAAAAATATAAATAACTTTGAAAAATTAGCAAATACTAGTAACTACTCTTTTGTAGAAAACCTTACTAGTGACCCTGATGAAAAATTTCACGGGGAAAATAAAAATCCTAGGGAAGTATTTTCTGGACACTATGTAAACGTTGAGCCAACTGCAATAAAAAACCCAATATATATTTCACATAGTAAAAACTTTTTTGAACAATTAGGTTTAGATGAAAATCTTCTAAAAGAAGAGAACTTTATAAAAATGTTTTCAGGAAATTTATCAAATATACCAAGTCCTATGAGAACTAAAGGTTGGGCTACAGGATATGCACTATCTATTTATGGAAATGAGTATTATGCACAATGCCCTTTTCAAACAGGAAATGGGTATGGTGATGGAAGAGCAATCTCTATTTTTGAAGCAGTTTTAAATAACAAAAAATGGGAGTTTCAACTAAAAGGTGCTGGAAGAACACCATACTGTAGAGGTGCAGATGGGCGAGCAGTTTTAAGATCAAGTGTACGAGAGTTTTTAGCCCAAGAACATATGCACTCTTTAGGTGTTCCAACAACAAGGTCATTGACACTATTTACATCAAAAGAAGAACAAGTACAAAGACCATGGTTTAGAGATGATTCTCATTCAAGAGACCCTGAAGTTATGATTGAAGAAGATGTTACTATTACTACAAGAGTTGCAACTTCTTTTATAAGAGTTGGGCAACTTGAACTTTTTGGAAGAAGAGCTAGAAAACATGAACACAAAAATGCTTTAAAAGAGCTAGAAGAGATAGTTTTACATCTAATTGATAGAGAATATAATGAAACTATAGATGCTAATTTAGATTTAGAAAAAAAGGTGCTTCTACTAGCTAAACAGTTCCAAGATAGACTTACTTCTTTAGTAGCTAACTGGATACGAGTAGGATACTGCCAAGGTAACTTCAATAGTGACAACTGTGCAGCTGGTGGATTTACACTTGATTATGGGCCTTTTGGTTTTATAGATATGTTTGAACCAAACTATCAGCCGTGGACTGGTGGAGGTATGCATTTTTCTTTTTTCAATCAACCACAAGCAGCACAAAAGAATTTCAAATCATTTTGTTCTGCTTTAAAACCACTAATTATCTCAAACCTAGAATCAATAAATGAACTTGAAAAAATAGAAGTTAATTTTCCTAAAATTATGCAATCAAAAATTGAAAAAATGTGGGTAAGTAAATTAGGTATTAAAAAGTTTGATTCTAAACTTTTTGATGAACTTATTAATCTAATGATTGAAACAAAAGTTGACTACACTATATTCTTTAGAGAGTTATCAAATATACCAAAAGATATAACAGAGCTTGAAAAAAGTTTTTATACTAAGATTGAAAATGAAGTTATAAAATCAAAATGGAATAGATGGCTAGAAAAATGGAACACTTTACTAAACATAAATTCAAGTGAAGAAAAAGAAGAGCTTTCAAAACAAATGAAGCTTATAAATCCAAAGTATACTCTAAGGGAGTGGATATTAGTTCCTACGTATAAAGAAGCTGAACAAGGAAATTACAATCTTGTAAATAAACTACAAGAGATAATGACAAACCCATATTCAGAACAAACACTTGAGATAGAAACTAAATATTATGCTAAAAAAGACTCAGGCTTCTTTGGTATAGCTGGGGTTTCTCATGTTAGTTGTTCTTCATAA
- the cooS gene encoding anaerobic carbon-monoxide dehydrogenase catalytic subunit gives MINPKEVRKLTKSFPSKQDVMQHTPDKGVVTMLKFFEEKNIETCFDRFDAQTPNCAYGLTGVCCKACHMGPCKITPKSPRGICGADEDVIASRNILRWMAGGVSSHGARSREIILNLKRVAQDKDESKILGKEKLIGVSKAFEIYDENKDLCTLADEVCNILLDDLSRPYTDEFKTIKAFAPKYRIKLWEDLEIIPISTYQEVFEALHRTGIGTDGDWENLMQQMLRCGLAFSFGSVMGGSIAMDILYGMPKVSEVDTNFNALELDYVNIAVHGHSPTLVHSVVALSRDEEYIKKAKANGAKGIKIYGICCSGLSANYRQGDVSPLSNSIGAELVMGTGALDAWVVDVQDIYPSIMDVAECFHTKVITTNDSARLPGAIHIGLDHYHSNLDEIPKLAGQILDVAIDNRKERVEGNLFIPQTSAKAQLGFSVESLFQKFGGGDKLLEKLKSGEIKGIVNLVGCNNPKVMYEKTICDVTDHLLKNNILILTNGCASFPLLKLGYCLQDAKEKCGESLAKIVEEIDIPPVLHFGECLDNARASGLFRALSDLSQLETKQMPLAFSSPEWSNEKGIGAALGFRLMGFNSYHCVEPPISGSQNLSNYFYEDSVNVIDAKMVVNRDPLELAKTIVNDINTRRKNINWD, from the coding sequence ATGATTAATCCAAAAGAAGTGAGAAAACTAACAAAATCTTTTCCTTCAAAACAAGATGTGATGCAACATACACCTGACAAAGGTGTTGTTACGATGCTTAAATTTTTTGAAGAGAAAAATATAGAAACCTGTTTTGATAGATTTGATGCACAAACTCCAAATTGTGCTTATGGTCTAACTGGTGTTTGTTGTAAAGCCTGTCATATGGGACCATGTAAAATCACACCAAAATCTCCAAGGGGAATATGTGGGGCAGATGAAGATGTTATTGCCTCAAGAAATATTTTAAGATGGATGGCAGGTGGTGTATCATCTCATGGTGCTCGTTCTAGAGAGATAATTCTAAATCTTAAAAGAGTTGCCCAAGATAAAGATGAAAGTAAAATTCTAGGTAAAGAGAAACTAATTGGAGTTTCAAAAGCTTTTGAAATCTATGATGAAAATAAAGACTTATGTACCTTAGCTGATGAGGTTTGTAATATTTTATTAGATGATTTATCTAGACCATATACAGATGAATTCAAAACTATTAAAGCCTTTGCTCCAAAGTATAGAATAAAACTATGGGAAGATTTAGAAATCATACCAATAAGTACATATCAAGAAGTTTTTGAAGCACTTCATAGAACAGGTATTGGTACAGATGGTGATTGGGAAAACCTTATGCAACAAATGCTTAGATGTGGATTAGCATTCTCATTTGGTAGTGTTATGGGTGGCTCAATTGCTATGGATATACTTTATGGTATGCCAAAAGTTAGTGAAGTTGATACAAATTTCAATGCTTTAGAGCTTGATTATGTAAATATTGCTGTTCATGGACATTCACCTACATTAGTTCATTCAGTTGTTGCTTTATCAAGAGATGAAGAGTACATTAAAAAAGCAAAAGCAAATGGTGCAAAGGGAATAAAGATATATGGTATTTGTTGTAGTGGCTTATCAGCAAACTACAGACAAGGTGATGTTTCTCCTTTATCAAACTCTATTGGAGCTGAACTTGTTATGGGTACAGGAGCATTAGATGCTTGGGTTGTAGATGTTCAAGACATCTATCCATCAATTATGGATGTTGCAGAGTGTTTCCATACAAAAGTTATCACTACAAATGACTCAGCAAGACTTCCTGGTGCTATTCATATAGGACTGGACCATTATCATAGCAACTTAGATGAAATACCAAAATTAGCAGGTCAGATACTTGATGTTGCAATAGACAATAGAAAAGAGAGAGTTGAAGGCAATCTATTTATTCCTCAAACATCTGCAAAAGCACAATTAGGATTTAGTGTAGAGTCATTATTCCAAAAATTTGGTGGCGGAGATAAACTACTTGAAAAACTAAAAAGTGGTGAAATAAAAGGAATTGTTAATTTAGTTGGATGTAATAATCCAAAGGTTATGTATGAAAAAACAATTTGTGATGTTACAGACCATCTTTTAAAAAACAATATATTAATTTTAACAAATGGTTGTGCTTCATTTCCTCTTCTTAAATTAGGTTATTGTCTTCAAGATGCAAAAGAGAAGTGTGGTGAGAGTTTAGCAAAGATTGTTGAAGAGATTGATATTCCACCAGTACTACATTTTGGAGAATGTTTAGATAATGCTCGAGCTTCAGGATTATTTAGAGCCTTAAGTGATTTATCTCAACTTGAAACTAAACAGATGCCATTAGCATTCTCTTCACCAGAATGGAGTAATGAAAAAGGTATTGGTGCAGCTTTAGGTTTTAGACTTATGGGATTTAACTCATACCATTGTGTTGAACCTCCAATATCTGGATCTCAGAATCTAAGTAACTATTTTTATGAAGATTCAGTAAATGTAATTGATGCAAAGATGGTTGTAAATAGAGACCCACTTGAATTAGCTAAAACTATAGTAAACGATATAAATACTAGAAGAAAAAATATTAATTGGGATTAA